Proteins encoded by one window of Lactobacillus sp. ESL0684:
- a CDS encoding MFS transporter, protein MAQNLSYQADTKVQKNRWWILVAVGLFTFMSTLDGTIVNIALPVISRDLGITMSQSEWVSSLYLIVVCSLILFFGKLSDLHGKIKIFRLGAIFFITGSLLSGIKVNLVFLLVARAIQAVGAAMTMATNNGIITEIFPSTERGRALGTIGSFVALGSIAGPGLGGVILSQLSWSYIFWLNVPVGIIAAIIGAIVLPKDITFAKTSLDKLGTFSFALGMVTLFGGIFLGQQLGFSALPVILMLIAGVASFVWFVYLENHTANPLLRFGLFKNLDFSISLLCALLIFITNFFFNVVTPFYLENARHLAPSTTGYILMIMPVVQLFVAPVAGTASDKIGSKLITFIGLVLMLISQIGYFFCDLNSSIWLFISCIAIMGLGSGIFSSPNNSLVMSSVKQKDLGVAGSINSLSRNLGMVIGISSATTVLFAAMSHAKGTRVTGYLPKEPEIFIFGMHVVFLISIIICAITVILSGWRLFRKEN, encoded by the coding sequence ATGGCACAGAATTTAAGTTATCAAGCTGACACTAAGGTGCAAAAAAATCGTTGGTGGATTTTGGTTGCAGTTGGTTTGTTTACTTTCATGTCAACGCTTGACGGTACGATTGTCAATATTGCATTGCCAGTAATTAGTCGCGATCTAGGTATCACGATGAGTCAGTCTGAATGGGTTTCATCGCTATATTTGATTGTTGTTTGTAGCTTAATTTTATTTTTTGGTAAGCTAAGTGATTTACATGGAAAAATCAAAATCTTTCGTTTAGGGGCAATTTTCTTTATTACTGGTTCGCTATTATCAGGAATTAAAGTAAACTTGGTCTTTCTGCTAGTTGCGCGAGCAATTCAAGCAGTTGGTGCCGCCATGACGATGGCTACCAATAATGGAATAATTACAGAAATTTTTCCTTCAACAGAACGTGGTAGGGCTTTGGGGACGATTGGTTCATTCGTAGCTTTGGGTTCGATCGCTGGTCCTGGACTAGGCGGAGTAATCTTAAGCCAGCTATCTTGGTCGTATATTTTTTGGTTGAATGTGCCAGTCGGAATAATTGCAGCAATTATTGGTGCTATTGTTTTACCTAAAGATATTACATTTGCTAAAACATCACTTGATAAGCTAGGAACTTTTAGCTTTGCTTTAGGAATGGTTACGCTGTTTGGCGGCATCTTTTTAGGACAACAGTTGGGATTTAGTGCTTTACCAGTTATTTTGATGTTAATCGCTGGTGTTGCTAGTTTTGTTTGGTTTGTTTACCTTGAGAATCATACTGCTAATCCGCTACTACGCTTTGGTTTATTTAAGAACTTAGACTTTTCGATTAGTTTACTATGTGCCCTGTTAATTTTTATTACAAATTTCTTCTTTAATGTAGTTACGCCATTTTATTTAGAAAATGCGCGTCATTTAGCTCCTAGTACAACAGGATATATTTTAATGATTATGCCAGTTGTGCAACTATTTGTCGCTCCGGTTGCTGGGACGGCTTCTGACAAGATTGGTTCTAAACTAATTACATTTATTGGTCTAGTTTTAATGCTGATTAGTCAGATTGGCTATTTCTTCTGTGATTTGAATTCATCAATTTGGCTATTTATCAGCTGTATTGCGATTATGGGGTTAGGTAGTGGAATTTTCAGTTCTCCTAATAATTCGCTAGTTATGAGTTCGGTTAAGCAAAAGGACTTGGGTGTTGCAGGTAGTATTAATTCGCTGTCACGAAATCTTGGGATGGTAATTGGGATCTCAAGTGCGACTACTGTCTTGTTTGCTGCAATGAGCCATGCTAAGGGAACGCGAGTAACGGGTTATTTACCTAAAGAACCAGAAATTTTTATTTTTGGGATGCACGTGGTTTTCTTAATTTCAATCATCATATGTGCAATTACTGTGATTTTGAGTGGTTGGCGTTTATTTAGAAAAGAAAACTAA
- a CDS encoding PTS sugar transporter subunit IIA, with protein MRMLLMSHGQMAKAALGSAELIMGELDNVQAIGLNPDQGPDDLQSAAEEFLNQTEDEETVVAVDLLGGTPSNVVIRLLAKYPNIQVISGINLPLIIEFANQSMMGNGLNKAQLISMAKDGIADVNEKLK; from the coding sequence ATGCGGATGTTATTAATGAGCCATGGACAAATGGCTAAGGCAGCTCTAGGTAGTGCAGAGCTAATCATGGGTGAACTTGACAATGTACAAGCAATTGGTCTTAACCCAGATCAGGGTCCTGATGATTTGCAAAGTGCTGCTGAAGAATTTTTGAATCAAACTGAGGATGAAGAGACAGTGGTAGCTGTTGATTTATTAGGTGGGACTCCTTCTAATGTGGTAATCAGATTGCTGGCTAAATATCCTAATATTCAGGTAATTAGTGGGATTAACTTGCCATTAATTATTGAGTTTGCTAATCAATCGATGATGGGCAACGGATTAAATAAGGCACAATTAATTTCAATGGCCAAAGATGGCATTGCAGATGTCAACGAGAAATTGAAGTAA
- a CDS encoding PTS sugar transporter subunit IIC yields MAISWVTLICLTLYVAIAQLDSLAGKIGLYSPVFAGAVTGLLMGDLKTGLLIGGTLQLTTLGVGTYGGATVPDFLSGSVMGTAFAIIAHRGVAYGIGLAIPIGLLLTQMDILGRLTNSYFQSLADKYADKGDYKGVERANLLGILPWTLSRAIPVFVGLYFGSAVVKAINAWIPQWLMNGLKTAGIILPAMGIAILLRYLPIKKYFAYFIIGFVLMAYFAKSFSLLGVALVGLALAAIHVTNATKNSASPEPATGTSEAVTTGSSDGEVDIDV; encoded by the coding sequence ATGGCAATATCATGGGTAACTTTAATTTGCTTGACATTATATGTTGCAATTGCCCAATTAGATTCCTTGGCCGGTAAGATCGGCCTGTATTCACCTGTATTTGCTGGTGCAGTAACTGGTTTGTTAATGGGTGACTTGAAAACAGGTTTGTTAATTGGCGGTACGTTGCAACTAACAACTTTAGGTGTTGGAACATACGGCGGAGCAACTGTACCTGACTTTTTATCAGGTTCTGTTATGGGAACGGCGTTTGCGATTATTGCGCATCGCGGTGTTGCATATGGAATTGGCTTGGCGATTCCGATCGGTTTATTGTTGACACAGATGGATATCTTGGGTCGATTGACTAACTCATACTTTCAGAGTTTAGCGGATAAGTATGCAGATAAAGGTGACTATAAAGGTGTTGAAAGGGCTAACTTGCTAGGTATCTTACCGTGGACACTGTCACGTGCAATTCCGGTTTTTGTTGGGCTTTATTTCGGTTCAGCTGTAGTTAAGGCAATTAATGCTTGGATTCCGCAATGGCTGATGAACGGCTTGAAGACTGCCGGAATTATTTTGCCAGCAATGGGAATTGCGATTTTGTTACGTTATCTACCTATTAAGAAGTATTTTGCATATTTTATCATTGGCTTTGTGTTGATGGCGTACTTTGCTAAGAGCTTTTCCTTACTCGGTGTAGCCCTAGTTGGTTTGGCTTTAGCTGCAATTCACGTTACCAATGCTACTAAAAATTCGGCATCACCCGAGCCTGCAACTGGTACATCAGAAGCGGTAACAACAGGTTCTAGTGATGGGGAGGTTGACATCGATGTCTAA
- a CDS encoding PTS system mannose/fructose/sorbose family transporter subunit IID, with protein MSKLNLKHLNKKDIRKVFVHTWLGIQLGWNYERMEGLGYAYSVIPALKKLYKDDKEKMTRALKMETAFFNTTPQMSHIIVGADIAMQDELGLTDESEEAITGLKTGLMGPFAGVGDTVFIAIYNAIIYSIAAYLALAGQWIGLLVPIIGFLAMTWTRWQLFMIGLKEGRKVATTFSDKMSLFTEGASILGLTVVGGMIPSVINYKLDLTYKVGKVSMNVQDMLDQIMPGLLPLLIALFSYWILGKKKMTSTKLIFVLIALGLVLGNLQPICSFIANLF; from the coding sequence ATGTCTAAATTAAATTTAAAACATTTGAATAAAAAAGATATTCGCAAAGTCTTTGTACATACTTGGTTAGGAATTCAATTAGGCTGGAATTATGAAAGAATGGAAGGACTAGGATATGCTTATTCCGTTATTCCAGCTTTGAAAAAATTATACAAAGATGACAAAGAGAAGATGACGCGAGCATTAAAGATGGAAACTGCTTTCTTTAATACTACTCCTCAGATGAGTCATATTATCGTTGGTGCAGATATTGCGATGCAAGACGAGCTGGGATTAACTGATGAAAGTGAAGAAGCCATTACTGGATTAAAAACCGGATTAATGGGACCATTTGCTGGTGTTGGTGATACTGTTTTTATTGCGATTTATAACGCGATTATTTATTCAATTGCAGCGTATCTAGCTTTAGCAGGTCAATGGATTGGTCTACTTGTGCCAATTATTGGGTTTTTGGCTATGACTTGGACACGTTGGCAACTATTCATGATTGGTTTAAAGGAAGGGCGCAAGGTTGCGACAACCTTTTCAGATAAGATGTCACTGTTCACTGAAGGAGCGTCAATTCTGGGATTAACAGTTGTTGGCGGGATGATTCCTTCAGTAATTAATTACAAGCTTGACCTAACTTATAAGGTTGGTAAAGTTTCGATGAATGTGCAAGATATGCTTGATCAGATTATGCCAGGATTATTGCCACTATTAATTGCACTATTTTCCTATTGGATTTTAGGTAAGAAAAAGATGACTTCAACGAAGTTGATTTTTGTTTTGATTGCATTAGGCTTGGTCCTGGGTAATTTACAACCTATTTGCAGCTTTATTGCTAATCTATTTTAA
- a CDS encoding PTS sugar transporter subunit IIB, which yields MTVVAARVDERMIHGQVATVWTNTVGADRLMVANDKVVHDDLQISALKMARPAGKKLAISSIEKAIINLQPGAKYTNDKVFVITRNIADMAALIDGGAPITNFNVGNISEKEGSKAIKKSVNLTPDDVATINRLLDQGIKITAQMVPNESDASIATFLEEK from the coding sequence ATGACAGTAGTAGCAGCTCGTGTAGACGAGCGAATGATCCACGGTCAAGTCGCAACAGTATGGACCAATACTGTTGGTGCTGATCGTTTAATGGTTGCTAATGATAAAGTAGTTCATGATGATTTACAAATTTCTGCTTTAAAGATGGCTCGTCCAGCAGGTAAAAAATTGGCTATTTCTAGTATTGAAAAGGCCATTATTAATTTACAACCGGGAGCTAAATACACTAATGACAAAGTTTTTGTTATCACTAGAAACATTGCTGATATGGCTGCCCTAATTGATGGCGGAGCACCGATTACTAACTTCAATGTGGGTAATATCTCTGAAAAAGAAGGCTCGAAGGCAATTAAAAAGTCAGTCAATTTGACACCAGATGATGTTGCGACAATTAATCGTCTGCTGGATCAGGGGATCAAGATTACAGCCCAGATGGTTCCTAACGAATCAGATGCTTCAATTGCAACTTTTCTTGAGGAAAAATAG
- a CDS encoding serine hydrolase domain-containing protein, whose amino-acid sequence MQEQVIATELKDSIAKQEIYGVSFSLISQQQNQYTYWGFTGKGEQHQPVSPDLYYDLASLTKVIATTTRCLQLLVNGRINLTDTLGMFLPKAAAKELTIEQLLLHRTGLVADLPNVHELTSVELQEQVLASLPQVTPGTKTEYSDLNFILLGWIIAQVDGDVLESITEHVFKPLNMAHTFYQPELHIATSLCVPTEYQEERGLVQGEAHDYKAHLLNGVSGHAGLFGTLTDLTKFTRVLSGLTPNEQVMPQAAFDLLAKYDVGARTLGWQRWSHDEQYWHTGFTGTSIAFDRQKHTGFVCLTNRIYPTRTNKGFVHTRRQLLQAFFGRKREWNQ is encoded by the coding sequence ATGCAGGAGCAAGTAATTGCAACTGAATTAAAGGACTCTATTGCTAAGCAAGAAATTTATGGTGTCAGCTTTAGTTTAATTAGTCAGCAACAGAATCAATATACATATTGGGGCTTTACGGGTAAAGGCGAACAGCATCAGCCCGTGAGCCCTGATTTATATTATGATCTTGCTTCGTTAACTAAAGTGATTGCGACTACTACCAGATGTTTACAATTACTTGTTAACGGACGGATTAATTTAACTGATACTTTAGGTATGTTTTTGCCTAAAGCAGCAGCTAAGGAATTAACTATTGAGCAATTGTTGTTGCATCGAACAGGGCTAGTTGCCGATTTGCCTAATGTACATGAATTAACGTCAGTTGAGCTACAAGAACAGGTTTTGGCAAGTTTACCGCAAGTAACCCCGGGGACTAAAACGGAATATTCAGATCTAAACTTTATTTTATTAGGTTGGATTATTGCTCAAGTTGATGGTGATGTATTAGAAAGTATTACAGAGCATGTGTTTAAACCATTGAATATGGCACATACCTTCTATCAACCAGAGTTACATATTGCCACTAGCCTTTGTGTGCCAACTGAATATCAGGAAGAACGCGGTCTAGTTCAGGGCGAGGCGCATGATTATAAGGCACATTTACTTAATGGTGTTAGTGGTCATGCAGGTTTGTTTGGTACGCTAACTGATTTGACTAAATTTACCCGTGTTTTAAGCGGATTAACACCTAATGAACAGGTAATGCCGCAAGCGGCTTTCGATTTGCTGGCAAAGTATGATGTTGGTGCACGTACTCTTGGTTGGCAACGTTGGAGTCATGATGAGCAATACTGGCATACCGGATTTACTGGCACATCAATTGCATTTGATCGTCAAAAGCACACTGGCTTTGTTTGTTTGACTAATCGAATTTATCCGACTAGAACTAATAAAGGCTTTGTGCATACTAGAAGGCAACTATTACAAGCCTTTTTTGGACGTAAGAGAGAGTGGAATCAATGA
- a CDS encoding dipeptide epimerase codes for MTKITEITVGIVSLPLKTPFTTARHTVTAAQAVQVKVTLANGLIGVGTGTPNEVVTGDTLASSRAVLEDVIIPSLIGCEFEDWSSNLAILKNAIQDNQPAKAAVEFALYDLRCQTYQTSLVKLLGGRQAAVTTDMTLGIKPLDQMVAAAQEFVKQGFTTLKIKVGSNGIAADLHLIATISKAVGPQIKLRLDANQGWSRMEAAQALRELANANLPIEFVEQPLVANDIAGLKELTQLHILPIMADESAFSYQDVIRLCSEHAVDYVNIKLMKTGGLSEAEKINDICAASGISCMIGCMIEPTNSIQAAIAFAASHENVKFADLDSVYMTKEVPEGLILNGSELRIK; via the coding sequence ATGACAAAAATCACTGAAATAACAGTAGGAATAGTAAGTTTACCGCTAAAAACTCCATTTACAACGGCTCGTCATACTGTCACTGCTGCTCAAGCAGTTCAGGTAAAGGTCACATTGGCTAATGGATTAATTGGGGTTGGTACAGGTACTCCCAATGAGGTGGTAACTGGTGACACTTTAGCAAGTAGTCGAGCAGTATTAGAAGATGTTATCATTCCCAGCTTAATTGGTTGTGAATTTGAGGATTGGTCTAGCAATTTAGCAATTTTAAAAAACGCGATTCAAGATAATCAACCGGCTAAGGCTGCTGTTGAATTTGCCTTATACGATCTACGTTGTCAGACTTATCAGACTAGTTTAGTTAAATTGCTTGGCGGTAGGCAGGCTGCGGTAACTACTGATATGACTTTGGGAATTAAGCCACTTGATCAAATGGTCGCGGCTGCCCAAGAGTTTGTTAAGCAAGGTTTTACTACATTAAAAATCAAAGTTGGTTCTAATGGGATTGCGGCGGACTTGCATTTAATTGCAACAATCAGTAAAGCTGTAGGGCCACAGATTAAGCTGCGGCTTGATGCTAATCAAGGCTGGAGCCGGATGGAAGCTGCTCAAGCATTGCGTGAACTAGCTAATGCCAATTTACCAATTGAATTTGTTGAACAGCCGTTAGTGGCCAATGATATTGCAGGTTTAAAGGAATTAACGCAGTTACATATTTTGCCAATTATGGCGGATGAGAGTGCCTTTTCTTATCAAGATGTAATACGCTTATGCAGTGAACATGCAGTAGATTACGTGAACATCAAACTAATGAAAACTGGTGGCTTGTCTGAAGCTGAAAAAATTAATGATATTTGTGCTGCTTCTGGGATTTCTTGTATGATTGGCTGCATGATTGAGCCAACCAATAGTATTCAAGCGGCAATTGCCTTTGCGGCAAGTCATGAGAATGTGAAGTTTGCGGATCTTGACTCTGTTTATATGACTAAAGAAGTTCCTGAGGGACTGATATTAAATGGATCAGAATTACGGATAAAATAA
- a CDS encoding serine hydrolase — protein sequence MSDFKQEVTKLQPRIDYQLYLSSSWGMEVAINSSQLWPCASLIKLGIAEYGQQIALKKPELLTEKVTLLPADIVGGAGTLQLLSPQTYTVKDLLQLMLIQSDNTATNALLSTWQLAKIQAWLNQNYPQVLLQRRLMAPAVNGENLATAKSIAQLLAACFDYQDEYGQTVQVSLHHQMSHDKLVWPVNIGEYTKIKTYNKTGELLGYDHDAARFYLGDAWLDCVVMTKYATGKRSQAVTFLQSVGRLLCQTLVEYQQ from the coding sequence ATGTCGGATTTTAAACAAGAAGTTACTAAATTACAACCACGGATTGATTATCAACTTTACCTATCTAGTTCATGGGGAATGGAAGTTGCAATTAATTCTAGTCAGCTATGGCCATGTGCAAGCCTGATCAAATTAGGCATTGCTGAATATGGGCAACAAATAGCTCTTAAAAAGCCAGAATTATTAACAGAAAAAGTTACTTTATTACCAGCAGATATTGTTGGTGGTGCCGGAACGCTGCAATTACTTTCACCGCAGACATATACGGTAAAAGACCTGTTACAGCTGATGTTAATTCAGTCAGATAATACTGCTACCAATGCGTTATTATCGACTTGGCAATTAGCTAAAATTCAGGCATGGCTTAACCAAAATTATCCTCAAGTATTACTGCAGCGGCGCTTGATGGCACCAGCAGTTAATGGCGAGAATCTGGCAACTGCTAAAAGCATAGCGCAATTATTAGCAGCTTGTTTTGATTATCAAGATGAATATGGACAAACCGTGCAGGTAAGTCTGCACCATCAAATGAGTCATGATAAATTGGTTTGGCCAGTTAATATTGGTGAATATACTAAAATTAAAACGTACAATAAAACTGGTGAATTACTTGGGTATGACCATGATGCTGCACGTTTTTATCTCGGTGATGCTTGGCTTGACTGTGTGGTAATGACTAAATATGCCACTGGCAAAAGAAGCCAGGCAGTAACCTTTTTGCAGTCAGTTGGTCGTTTGCTTTGTCAAACTTTAGTAGAATATCAACAATAA
- a CDS encoding type II toxin-antitoxin system HicB family antitoxin, with protein sequence MDHRIVTYPAIFKPLEDDVYVISFPDVKGAITEGQGLRESLKMAADTLASRLYNKAQLPKITAIDDIELADDGSFVAPVSADLTEAARDRINYRI encoded by the coding sequence ATGGACCATAGAATTGTTACCTACCCTGCCATTTTTAAACCATTGGAAGATGATGTGTATGTAATTAGCTTTCCTGATGTTAAGGGCGCGATTACTGAAGGACAAGGCTTGAGAGAATCACTTAAAATGGCTGCTGATACGTTGGCAAGTAGGTTATACAATAAAGCACAATTGCCTAAAATTACTGCAATTGATGATATTGAGCTTGCAGATGATGGCTCTTTTGTGGCACCAGTATCAGCTGACTTGACTGAAGCAGCGCGTGATCGAATAAATTATCGAATTTAA